The following proteins are co-located in the Pyxidicoccus trucidator genome:
- a CDS encoding PD-(D/E)XK nuclease family protein produces MPPRPGRTLHVFPDAGRRQAALRALGEAGGLAVGTHLLTWDELLQGLGGARELNRRPCPAVAARAVVASLGQALGPTPFGEYVREPAFARAALEVVLDLKAGRLTARELQDAVEVLPADRQKRGRVLARLYHLYEQKMAELGLADREDIMRGAREALGRGAWPVGWEGVGALVLHGIYDVRPSGLELLLALAAACESRRVTLRVETPVGGSPVADAALASLFRAFENRGETMPHVDLFKADVTFEGRPLIDLGRHLFSPNAPRDVLKDAVPALRMWSAATAREEARLVARDVRRLIAEGASPGDIVIALRELGPEAGWLAETLGELGVPVRLPWGEPLALAGPVRLALDLPTLVEDGFPAERVAELVGSRYAPTLSRGGPDAPASLFALAAVRDDRLGAHRNRGAYDVRLDGLARRLLALYGAQKKEAGNRVHAVQVLRERCMLLVDFCRRIPEEGTAEELLTAWWHAVERLGLVDTEGPLEPREEGGLGARAVDARARDEAAREALRQRVQGLLRMMKAVGGGPKLRRRTFGRWLRDAMADAHLPPRGPRSAAVEVLDVAELPGRTFRHLFLAGMTEGRFPGRDAPSPLLADAERSALNQHLGRDVFRLTGGEFEDRAAWRLTEDRLLFASALAVAEETVSLSFAMEASGGQEQVPSAFLEEVRRLTALKWTPRSLPPIPPLDEVLTEAELRRCVALEALAQPKLRVTEPDAAAPLLRRQFDKELWYAGARELSLVEMERLFFFGDPNRQPGPYSGSVDANTLRESLRETFRFDLTRPLSASALARFGNCGFQGFLTYGLKVAEPDQPGEEFDARGRGTFWHQVVEEVFKALKEHGLLGKAPEEVPDEVLEGALKTAIKHFEKFHHVGHRELWKLAHERARAMARRILVDERRGLPFEKLVPEGFELQFGPAAQDDKWRNVILPIGGDAIVFEGKIDRLDMAGGDVGVIDYKSGRLDKRALKEKLLTSDFQLPLYLFAARESGHREAKQAAWFSLRTGATIHLSEVVSSQEVDELLSTDPEVRAQVAEKNGLNLPNAVESLVNTLREGRFAARPQDCGTCGFRAVCRITERRMTEEGG; encoded by the coding sequence ATGCCCCCCCGTCCTGGCCGCACCCTCCACGTGTTCCCCGATGCCGGCCGGCGACAGGCCGCGCTGCGGGCCCTGGGGGAGGCGGGCGGCCTGGCGGTGGGCACGCACCTGCTCACCTGGGACGAGCTGCTGCAGGGCCTGGGCGGCGCGCGCGAGCTGAACCGGCGCCCGTGCCCGGCGGTGGCCGCGCGAGCGGTGGTGGCCTCGCTGGGGCAGGCCCTGGGGCCCACTCCGTTCGGCGAGTACGTCCGTGAGCCCGCCTTCGCGCGCGCCGCGCTGGAGGTGGTGCTGGACTTGAAGGCCGGCCGCCTCACCGCGCGCGAGCTGCAGGACGCCGTGGAGGTGCTGCCGGCGGACAGGCAGAAGAGGGGACGGGTGCTCGCCCGCCTGTACCACCTCTACGAGCAGAAGATGGCGGAGCTGGGGCTGGCGGACCGCGAGGACATCATGCGCGGTGCCCGCGAGGCCCTGGGCCGGGGCGCGTGGCCGGTGGGCTGGGAGGGCGTGGGCGCGCTCGTGCTGCATGGCATCTACGACGTGCGGCCCTCCGGACTGGAGCTGCTGCTGGCGCTGGCGGCGGCGTGCGAGTCGCGCCGGGTGACGCTGCGGGTGGAGACGCCGGTGGGCGGCTCGCCGGTGGCGGACGCGGCGCTGGCGTCCCTCTTCCGCGCCTTCGAGAACCGCGGCGAGACGATGCCGCACGTGGACCTCTTCAAGGCGGACGTCACCTTCGAGGGCCGGCCCCTCATCGACCTGGGCCGCCACCTCTTCTCGCCGAACGCCCCGCGCGACGTGCTGAAGGACGCGGTGCCCGCCCTGCGCATGTGGAGCGCGGCCACGGCCCGCGAGGAGGCGCGCCTCGTCGCCCGCGACGTGCGGCGGCTCATCGCCGAGGGGGCCTCGCCCGGGGACATCGTCATCGCCCTGAGGGAGCTGGGGCCGGAGGCCGGGTGGCTCGCGGAGACGCTGGGCGAGCTGGGCGTGCCGGTGCGCCTGCCCTGGGGCGAGCCGCTGGCCCTGGCCGGCCCGGTGCGCCTGGCGTTGGATTTGCCCACGCTGGTGGAGGATGGTTTTCCCGCCGAGCGCGTGGCGGAGCTGGTGGGCAGCCGCTATGCCCCCACGCTGTCACGCGGCGGCCCGGACGCGCCCGCGAGCCTCTTCGCCCTCGCCGCCGTGCGGGATGACCGGCTGGGCGCGCACCGGAACCGTGGCGCGTATGACGTGCGCCTGGACGGGCTGGCCCGGCGGCTGCTCGCGCTCTATGGCGCGCAGAAGAAGGAGGCCGGCAACCGCGTCCACGCCGTGCAGGTGCTGCGCGAGCGCTGCATGCTGCTGGTGGACTTCTGCCGCCGCATCCCCGAGGAGGGCACCGCCGAGGAGCTGCTCACCGCATGGTGGCACGCGGTGGAGCGGCTGGGCCTGGTGGACACCGAAGGGCCGCTGGAGCCGCGCGAGGAAGGCGGCCTGGGGGCCCGGGCGGTGGATGCCCGGGCGCGCGACGAGGCCGCGCGCGAGGCGCTCCGCCAGCGCGTGCAGGGGCTGCTGCGGATGATGAAGGCCGTGGGGGGCGGACCGAAGCTGCGTCGGCGCACCTTCGGCCGGTGGCTGCGCGATGCCATGGCGGACGCCCACCTGCCGCCCCGGGGGCCCCGGAGCGCCGCGGTGGAGGTGCTCGACGTGGCCGAGCTGCCGGGCCGCACCTTCCGCCACCTCTTCCTCGCGGGCATGACGGAGGGCCGCTTCCCCGGGCGGGACGCGCCGTCTCCGCTGCTGGCGGACGCGGAGCGCTCGGCGCTCAACCAGCACCTGGGCCGCGACGTGTTCCGCCTCACGGGCGGCGAGTTCGAGGACCGCGCGGCGTGGCGCCTCACCGAGGACCGGTTGCTGTTCGCCAGCGCGCTGGCCGTCGCCGAGGAGACGGTGAGCCTGTCCTTCGCCATGGAGGCGTCGGGCGGACAGGAGCAGGTGCCCTCCGCGTTCCTGGAGGAGGTGCGCCGGCTCACCGCGCTGAAGTGGACGCCGCGCTCGCTGCCGCCCATTCCGCCGCTGGACGAGGTGCTCACCGAGGCGGAGTTGCGCCGCTGCGTGGCGCTGGAGGCGCTGGCGCAGCCGAAGCTGCGCGTCACCGAGCCGGACGCGGCGGCCCCGCTGCTGCGGCGCCAGTTCGACAAGGAGCTCTGGTACGCGGGCGCGCGCGAGCTGTCGCTGGTGGAGATGGAGCGCCTGTTCTTCTTCGGGGACCCGAACCGGCAGCCGGGGCCGTACTCGGGCTCGGTGGATGCGAACACGCTGCGCGAGTCCCTGCGCGAGACGTTCCGCTTCGACCTCACCCGCCCGCTGTCCGCGTCGGCGCTGGCGCGCTTCGGCAACTGCGGCTTCCAGGGCTTCCTCACGTACGGTCTCAAGGTGGCGGAGCCGGACCAGCCGGGCGAGGAGTTCGACGCGCGCGGGCGCGGCACCTTCTGGCACCAGGTGGTGGAGGAGGTGTTCAAGGCGCTCAAGGAGCATGGCCTGCTGGGCAAGGCGCCGGAGGAAGTCCCGGACGAGGTGCTGGAGGGGGCGCTCAAGACGGCCATCAAGCACTTCGAGAAGTTCCACCACGTGGGCCACCGGGAGCTGTGGAAGCTGGCGCACGAGCGCGCCCGCGCGATGGCCCGGCGCATCCTCGTGGACGAGCGGCGCGGCCTGCCCTTCGAGAAGCTGGTGCCGGAGGGCTTCGAGCTGCAGTTCGGCCCCGCCGCCCAGGATGACAAATGGCGCAACGTCATCCTCCCGATTGGCGGGGACGCCATCGTCTTCGAGGGGAAGATTGACCGGCTCGACATGGCGGGCGGCGACGTGGGCGTCATCGACTACAAGTCAGGGCGGCTGGACAAGCGCGCGCTGAAGGAGAAGCTCCTCACGTCGGACTTCCAGCTCCCGCTGTACCTCTTCGCGGCGCGCGAGAGCGGCCACCGCGAGGCGAAGCAGGCGGCGTGGTTCTCGCTGCGCACCGGCGCCACCATCCACCTGTCCGAGGTCGTCTCCTCACAGGAGGTGGACGAGCTGCTGTCCACGGACCCCGAGGTGCGCGCGCAGGTGGCGGAGAAGAACGGCCTCAACCTGCCCAACGCGGTGGAGTCGCTGGTGAACACCCTGCGCGAGGGCCGGTTCGCCGCGCGGCCCCAGGACTGCGGCACGTGTGGCTTCCGCGCCGTGTGCCGGATTACCGAGCGCCGCATGACGGAGGAGGGCGGATGA
- a CDS encoding GNAT family N-acetyltransferase yields MSLVERLQASMRHAASERYTSVHVPPFTAFFHPFDAMVYLNYAIPDGPVTGDTREALRKLRSEFEARNRVPRFEYVDELAPELSGRLRDAGYKQEAEARLMVCTRDTYVPFPAPQGLTVSVLSPESPREEVREFCATTQQGFNPGTTPVVSDEEVSKTLADLKDGRAFLARMEGHPVSGGLVTPPHDGTSELAGVATLQEWRGRGIGAAVVSRAAEEAFARGVEVLFLSTITEEAGRLYERVGFRFITRMLFYVDAAAPAHP; encoded by the coding sequence ATGAGCCTCGTCGAACGCCTTCAGGCTTCCATGCGCCACGCCGCGAGTGAGCGGTACACGTCCGTCCACGTGCCGCCCTTCACGGCCTTCTTCCACCCGTTCGATGCGATGGTCTACCTGAACTACGCCATCCCCGACGGGCCGGTGACGGGGGACACGCGCGAGGCCCTCCGGAAGCTCCGCTCGGAGTTCGAGGCCCGGAATCGCGTGCCCCGCTTCGAATACGTCGACGAGCTGGCCCCCGAGCTGTCCGGCCGGCTGCGCGACGCCGGCTACAAGCAGGAGGCCGAGGCCCGGCTGATGGTCTGCACGCGGGACACCTACGTCCCCTTCCCGGCGCCCCAGGGGCTCACCGTCTCGGTGCTCTCGCCGGAGTCACCCCGCGAGGAGGTTCGCGAGTTCTGCGCCACCACGCAGCAGGGCTTCAACCCGGGGACGACTCCCGTGGTGAGCGACGAGGAGGTCTCGAAGACCCTCGCCGACCTCAAGGACGGCCGCGCGTTCCTGGCGAGGATGGAGGGGCACCCGGTGTCGGGCGGGCTGGTGACTCCGCCCCATGACGGCACCTCGGAGCTCGCGGGCGTGGCGACGCTCCAGGAGTGGCGGGGCCGGGGCATTGGCGCCGCCGTGGTCTCCCGCGCGGCCGAAGAGGCCTTCGCGCGAGGGGTGGAGGTGCTCTTCCTCAGCACCATCACCGAGGAGGCCGGCCGCCTCTACGAGCGCGTCGGCTTCCGGTTCATCACCCGGATGCTGTTCTACGTCGACGCCGCGGCCCCCGCCCACCCGTGA
- a CDS encoding GNAT family N-acetyltransferase, whose protein sequence is MELTPASDLSLRSLSTLFARSFEGYFVTIPDAPALFDARVRSEHISLTESRVARVEGEPVGLVLMARRGRVSRVAGMGIVPSHRNRKLGAGMLLPLLEEARVRGDTRMVLEVIEQNAPAVKLYERLGFQRVRRLVGFVGTPSAEPAALEEVEPLACARLLPDDLPWQLAPATVAGLALPARAFRLGPAVAVLGDVSAPTLAVRALAVAPEARGQGAGRRLLRALAAAWPGKPLAVSAIVPEGLVDRFFLGAGFSYPTLSQLEFVHSFTRLDACYGARP, encoded by the coding sequence ATGGAACTCACGCCCGCCTCGGACCTGTCGCTTCGCTCTCTCTCCACGCTCTTTGCCCGCTCGTTCGAGGGGTACTTCGTCACCATCCCCGACGCGCCGGCGCTGTTCGACGCGCGCGTGCGGAGCGAGCACATCTCCCTGACGGAAAGCCGAGTCGCGCGGGTGGAGGGCGAGCCGGTGGGTCTGGTGCTGATGGCCCGGCGGGGCAGGGTGAGCCGCGTCGCCGGCATGGGCATCGTGCCCTCGCACCGCAACCGCAAGCTGGGGGCCGGCATGTTGCTGCCGCTGCTGGAGGAGGCCCGCGTCCGTGGGGACACGCGGATGGTGCTGGAGGTCATCGAGCAGAACGCCCCCGCGGTGAAGCTCTACGAGCGCCTGGGCTTCCAGCGCGTGCGAAGGCTGGTGGGCTTCGTGGGGACTCCGTCGGCGGAGCCGGCCGCGCTGGAGGAGGTGGAGCCGCTGGCCTGCGCGCGGCTGCTCCCGGACGACCTGCCCTGGCAGCTGGCGCCGGCCACGGTGGCGGGGCTGGCGCTGCCCGCGCGCGCGTTCCGGCTCGGGCCGGCCGTGGCGGTGCTCGGGGACGTCTCCGCGCCGACGCTCGCGGTGCGTGCGCTGGCCGTGGCGCCAGAAGCGCGGGGCCAGGGCGCCGGACGCAGGCTGCTCCGTGCGCTGGCCGCCGCCTGGCCGGGCAAGCCGCTGGCGGTGAGTGCCATCGTCCCGGAGGGGCTGGTTGACCGGTTCTTCCTCGGCGCGGGGTTCTCGTACCCGACGCTCTCCCAATTGGAGTTCGTCCATTCCTTCACGCGCCTCGACGCCTGCTACGGTGCGCGCCCATGA